One Turneriella parva DSM 21527 genomic region harbors:
- a CDS encoding STAS domain-containing protein yields the protein MRIESESKSGYTIMRVSGEVDLFNAGELKSTLLDAIHNGAQNLILSMAQVSYIDSTGIGALLATLGEVKKRSGQLKLAELSPGVNKVFQLTRLSGFFEIFLREADAINSMHA from the coding sequence GTGAGAATCGAATCTGAAAGTAAATCAGGCTATACAATAATGCGGGTCAGCGGCGAAGTGGATTTATTCAACGCGGGCGAGCTGAAGTCTACGCTGCTCGACGCAATCCATAACGGAGCGCAGAACCTGATTCTGAGCATGGCTCAGGTTTCATATATAGACTCGACGGGTATAGGCGCATTGCTGGCTACCCTCGGCGAGGTTAAAAAACGCAGCGGACAGTTGAAACTTGCCGAGCTGAGCCCCGGTGTGAACAAAGTTTTTCAACTCACACGCCTGTCTGGTTTTTTTGAAATTTTTCTGCGAGAAGCAGACGCGATAAATTCTATGCACGCATGA
- a CDS encoding START domain-containing protein: protein MRISSLLPFLALAAAIFAEEPWIRSLEKAGIVIETRKVSGSDYKEFRATMRVNASLQKSLAVMQDFNGYKSWMKDCKESRRLVELSPSSGIVYSLQSTPWPISEREAVVRYSYQKTAKPATALIWLAAAPDALPPTPGKVRIAKLKGYWRFRELDAGHTEVIYSMHSEPGGSLPGWAAAGMVAHLPFETLKKLREVLER from the coding sequence ATGAGGATTTCGAGCCTGCTGCCGTTTCTGGCGCTTGCGGCCGCCATTTTCGCCGAAGAACCCTGGATTCGATCTCTCGAAAAGGCAGGCATAGTTATTGAAACGCGCAAAGTTTCCGGGTCTGATTATAAAGAATTTCGAGCGACGATGAGAGTCAATGCGAGTCTGCAAAAATCCCTCGCTGTGATGCAAGACTTTAACGGCTACAAAAGCTGGATGAAAGACTGTAAAGAGTCGCGCCGCCTGGTCGAGCTTTCTCCCTCCAGTGGCATCGTCTATTCGCTGCAATCGACGCCCTGGCCTATATCTGAGCGTGAGGCAGTCGTGCGCTATAGTTACCAAAAGACCGCAAAGCCCGCGACTGCATTAATCTGGCTCGCCGCCGCACCCGATGCGCTGCCACCGACACCCGGCAAAGTGCGCATCGCTAAACTCAAGGGTTACTGGCGATTTCGCGAGCTCGACGCCGGCCACACCGAGGTAATTTATTCGATGCATTCTGAACCGGGGGGCAGCCTGCCGGGTTGGGCCGCTGCTGGTATGGTTGCGCATTTGCCTTTCGAGACGTTAAAAAAACTGCGCGAAGTTCTCGAGAGGTAG